In Clostridia bacterium, the following proteins share a genomic window:
- a CDS encoding family 16 glycosylhydrolase, which produces MKRLLLICIFCTLLFGTLQAIAAPPSTDYELLLADEFDGDALDTTIWDWRSGTPYGGPNLAENVRVKNGMLYLDYRKVDGLYSGGGVITNFNLPYGYYETRAKVYGGTAGLHSSFWISGGNSFTTRPENYPMNNTILEIDGFEIDSHAPARLSHGTIYWWNEREGRFRDYYTEQDFSEDYFVMGMEWLPDRVNFYLDGKLINTDDRLNVYGPGYFWLTAVATPESDWGLQNMIDDSKADETGYFGSSEYDYFRYYQIPLKNENLLGNGNFEYDRAGKSRYPFCYITKENTEASHVIRTKEAYEGLYCLRHASTTPYSVFSGQEFNYLLSGNYTFSGKFKATGDFTKARMVIYDKDGSVIAQKKIPSAEEWISLTLNDVYIDGYAYVAIESASEGNTELLIDDLSFYATFGDEYRLQNSPDYLLYTGTKSSLLTAMHDEGLISYEEITEKSENWSDNSSLTTDNMWAGQGNYAIWELPVTKAGTYSLDIHCLYADNNATSMQCSVSVNGGETTVHTVPTNTGKSYYYHLGTLELQEGDTITVRADATMPKATRLSHLRLMPISQYNAYTALTFLPDENTFLHLGEICEWGEFSPYKQDGKYYLPYAKLNEALGLNISIQSDYIDQDTLAENTPYRLTDSGNMVLLSTSQDVFDDSVLAFCRIETKKANISPTPVTATLLESDVSGGTVYTFSDSFSAGNWKDSSLDNGSKFSTGNAVALWECTAPKEGTYALQFRSVHHDNSTPFADIDVLTDKSFKRYTINQRDSETGWYGVGTYDLKENEKIVISLTNGMPYRCLRAKEIRLVPISSALPPYMGNETIEDAVLIPFDSAETAGNWTNSSIGNSFTSNATDAKATFTFTIPQSGRYNVQIFSASHTNGPQSASILYTTDADFSLFSINQQTADTGWYSVATRYFEKGETVSVSFRKTGSGYLRTRDIRLVPVPHEPLLLQSDTDVILGLKNHILPCDTVLLGEYDQNGHLVTVKSAPSASPVQFELENSENQFKLFFWDKKFTPLLENK; this is translated from the coding sequence ATGAAAAGACTATTATTGATTTGCATATTTTGCACCCTGCTTTTTGGTACATTGCAAGCCATAGCAGCACCGCCAAGCACAGACTATGAATTGCTTCTTGCAGATGAATTTGATGGAGATGCCTTGGACACAACAATCTGGGACTGGCGCTCAGGTACGCCTTATGGCGGTCCGAATCTTGCCGAAAATGTGCGTGTTAAAAACGGAATGCTGTACTTGGATTACCGAAAAGTGGACGGACTTTATTCAGGTGGCGGTGTAATTACCAATTTCAATCTGCCCTACGGCTACTATGAAACCCGTGCCAAAGTTTACGGCGGCACAGCGGGTCTGCATTCGTCGTTTTGGATTTCGGGTGGAAATTCTTTTACTACTCGTCCCGAAAATTATCCCATGAACAATACCATACTGGAAATTGACGGCTTTGAAATTGATTCTCATGCGCCTGCCCGTCTTTCCCACGGTACGATTTACTGGTGGAACGAACGGGAAGGTCGGTTCCGCGACTATTATACCGAGCAGGATTTCAGCGAAGATTATTTTGTGATGGGTATGGAATGGCTACCCGATCGGGTAAATTTTTACTTAGACGGCAAGCTGATTAACACCGATGACCGTTTAAATGTTTACGGACCGGGATATTTCTGGCTGACTGCGGTGGCAACTCCCGAAAGTGACTGGGGCTTACAAAACATGATTGACGATTCCAAAGCAGATGAAACGGGCTATTTCGGAAGCTCGGAATACGATTATTTCCGCTACTATCAGATACCTTTGAAAAATGAGAATTTGCTTGGTAACGGCAATTTTGAATATGACCGTGCAGGCAAAAGCAGATATCCCTTTTGCTACATAACCAAAGAAAATACTGAAGCCTCCCATGTCATAAGAACCAAAGAGGCGTATGAGGGGTTATACTGTCTGCGTCACGCAAGCACTACTCCTTATTCGGTATTTTCAGGGCAGGAATTTAATTATTTGCTGAGCGGCAATTACACATTTTCGGGCAAATTTAAAGCAACAGGCGATTTTACTAAGGCACGCATGGTGATTTATGACAAGGACGGCAGTGTAATCGCCCAAAAGAAAATCCCTTCCGCGGAAGAATGGATTTCGCTCACTTTAAACGATGTTTATATTGACGGATATGCCTATGTTGCAATTGAATCTGCATCAGAGGGCAATACCGAGCTTTTAATCGATGACCTTTCCTTTTATGCCACATTCGGCGATGAATATCGGTTGCAGAACTCTCCAGACTATCTGCTTTATACCGGAACAAAATCCTCGCTTTTAACTGCCATGCATGACGAAGGCTTAATTTCCTACGAGGAAATTACAGAAAAAAGCGAAAACTGGAGCGACAATTCCTCTTTAACCACCGACAACATGTGGGCCGGTCAAGGCAATTACGCAATCTGGGAGCTTCCGGTTACCAAAGCAGGTACCTACAGTTTGGACATTCACTGTCTTTATGCCGATAACAATGCCACAAGCATGCAATGCAGTGTCTCGGTAAATGGCGGTGAAACCACGGTACATACCGTGCCTACCAACACCGGTAAGTCCTACTACTATCATTTAGGTACCTTAGAGCTTCAGGAAGGAGACACAATCACGGTTCGGGCGGATGCGACTATGCCAAAAGCCACACGTCTTTCGCACCTTCGTCTGATGCCCATTTCGCAGTATAACGCCTACACCGCTTTAACCTTTTTGCCGGACGAAAATACATTTTTGCATCTTGGCGAAATCTGCGAGTGGGGCGAGTTTTCTCCGTACAAGCAGGATGGGAAATACTACCTGCCATATGCCAAATTAAACGAAGCCTTGGGATTAAACATAAGCATACAATCCGATTACATAGACCAGGATACCCTTGCCGAAAACACCCCCTATCGTCTGACAGATTCAGGGAATATGGTGCTGCTCAGTACATCGCAGGATGTTTTTGACGATTCGGTTTTAGCTTTTTGCCGTATCGAAACGAAAAAGGCAAACATCTCTCCCACCCCTGTTACTGCAACCCTTTTGGAAAGCGACGTGTCCGGTGGCACAGTCTACACCTTTTCGGATTCCTTTTCGGCCGGAAACTGGAAAGACTCTTCTTTAGACAACGGCTCCAAATTCTCTACAGGAAACGCGGTTGCTTTGTGGGAATGCACCGCACCGAAGGAAGGCACCTACGCACTGCAGTTCCGTTCGGTTCATCATGACAATTCCACACCCTTTGCCGACATTGATGTTTTAACCGATAAAAGCTTTAAACGGTATACCATAAACCAAAGGGACTCGGAAACAGGATGGTATGGTGTCGGCACTTATGATTTAAAAGAAAATGAAAAAATAGTGATTTCGCTGACAAACGGTATGCCATATAGATGCTTACGCGCAAAGGAAATTCGTCTGGTACCCATCAGCAGTGCACTTCCGCCATACATGGGGAACGAAACCATTGAAGACGCAGTTTTAATCCCATTTGACAGTGCAGAGACAGCAGGCAACTGGACCAACTCATCTATCGGCAACAGCTTTACGTCAAACGCAACAGATGCAAAAGCAACCTTTACCTTTACCATACCGCAAAGCGGCAGATATAATGTTCAGATTTTTTCGGCAAGCCATACAAACGGACCTCAAAGCGCAAGTATTTTGTATACAACCGACGCCGATTTCAGTCTGTTTTCCATAAATCAGCAAACCGCAGATACCGGCTGGTATTCGGTGGCAACCCGTTACTTTGAAAAAGGCGAAACCGTTTCTGTTTCGTTCCGTAAAACAGGCTCGGGCTATTTACGAACCCGAGATATCCGCTTAGTTCCCGTTCCGCATGAACCACTACTTCTTCAAAGTGACACAGATGTTATTTTGGGTTTGAAAAACCACATTCTCCCCTGCGATACGGTTTTATTGGGTGAATATGATCAAAACGGACACCTGGTTACGGTTAAGTCCGCCCCCTCCGCTTCTCCGGTACAGTTCGAACTTGAAAACTCCGAAAATCAATTCAAACTGTTTTTCTGGGACAAAAAATTTACTCCGCTTCTGGAGAATAAATAA